The Leifsonia williamsii genome includes a region encoding these proteins:
- a CDS encoding MmgE/PrpD family protein translates to MKLHNVRVHRSEETLARQDQLAWKIADVAADPVDVDGDVTDMVINRVIDNAAVAAASLTRRPVVSARSQALAHRLPVAQLEELTSTSAHPQDGATVFGEASDVRVSPEWAAWANGVAVRELDYHDTFLAAEYSHPGDNIPPIVAVAQHAGRAFGLTGRDVVRAIATGYEIQIDLARAISLHKHKIDHVAHLGPSAAAGIGTLLGLPPEVIFQAVGQALHTTTATRQSRKGEISSWKAHAPAFAGKMAVEAIDRAMRGETSPTPIYEGEDGVIAWLLDGPSASYDVPLPEPGEPKRAILDSYTKEHSAEYQAQAWIDLARKLHREHPAVADPSRVESILIHTSHHTHYVIGSGANDPQKYDPTASRETLDHSIPYIFTVALQDGRWHHAESYLPTRAARPDTVALWGKVRTTEDLEWTRRYHSTDPAEKAFGGRVEIRMADGSTITDEIAVADAHPLGARPFARADYVAKFRTLAADVLEEAEIERFLDVAERLPQLTAAELGGLTITARHGVLSSVAAPKGLF, encoded by the coding sequence GTGAAGCTTCACAACGTCCGTGTGCACAGGAGCGAGGAGACTCTCGCTCGCCAGGATCAGCTCGCGTGGAAGATCGCCGACGTCGCTGCCGACCCCGTCGACGTCGACGGCGATGTCACCGACATGGTCATCAATCGCGTGATCGACAACGCGGCCGTTGCGGCGGCCTCGCTGACGCGTCGGCCGGTCGTGTCGGCCCGTTCGCAGGCGCTTGCGCACCGCCTCCCGGTCGCGCAGCTCGAGGAGCTGACGTCGACGAGCGCACACCCGCAGGACGGTGCCACCGTCTTCGGCGAGGCCTCGGACGTCCGCGTCTCGCCCGAGTGGGCCGCTTGGGCGAACGGCGTCGCGGTGCGCGAGCTGGATTACCACGACACGTTTCTGGCGGCGGAGTACTCGCATCCCGGTGACAACATCCCCCCGATCGTCGCCGTTGCGCAGCACGCCGGCCGCGCGTTCGGCCTGACAGGGCGCGACGTGGTCCGCGCCATCGCTACCGGGTACGAGATCCAGATCGATCTGGCGCGAGCGATCAGCCTCCACAAGCACAAGATCGACCACGTGGCGCATCTCGGCCCGTCGGCCGCGGCAGGCATCGGGACGCTGCTCGGCCTCCCGCCAGAGGTGATCTTCCAGGCCGTGGGCCAGGCCCTTCACACCACCACCGCCACTCGGCAGTCGCGCAAGGGCGAGATCTCCAGCTGGAAGGCTCACGCTCCCGCCTTCGCCGGCAAGATGGCTGTCGAGGCCATCGACCGCGCCATGCGCGGCGAGACCAGCCCGACCCCGATCTACGAGGGGGAGGACGGCGTGATCGCGTGGCTGCTCGACGGGCCGTCGGCCTCGTACGACGTTCCGCTGCCCGAGCCCGGCGAGCCGAAGCGCGCGATTCTCGACTCCTACACGAAGGAGCACTCCGCGGAGTATCAGGCGCAGGCGTGGATCGATCTGGCCCGCAAACTGCATCGCGAGCACCCCGCGGTCGCGGACCCCTCCCGTGTGGAGTCGATCCTCATCCACACCTCGCACCACACGCACTATGTCATCGGCTCCGGCGCGAACGATCCGCAGAAGTACGATCCGACCGCATCTCGCGAGACGCTCGACCACAGCATCCCGTACATCTTCACGGTGGCGCTCCAGGACGGTCGCTGGCATCACGCGGAGTCGTACCTGCCGACGCGCGCGGCCCGGCCGGATACCGTCGCCCTCTGGGGCAAGGTGCGCACGACGGAGGACCTGGAGTGGACCCGCCGCTACCATTCGACCGATCCGGCCGAGAAGGCCTTCGGCGGTCGGGTGGAGATCCGCATGGCCGACGGCAGCACCATCACGGACGAGATCGCTGTCGCCGACGCCCACCCGCTCGGGGCCCGGCCGTTCGCACGCGCCGACTACGTCGCCAAGTTCCGCACCTTGGCGGCCGATGTCCTCGAGGAGGCCGAGATCGAGCGATTCCTCGACGTCGCGGAGCGACTGCCGCAGCTCACCGCCGCCGAGCTGGGCGGCCTCACCATCACAGCCCGTCATGGTGTCCTGTCCTCCGTCGCTGCGCCGAAGGGATTGTTCTGA
- a CDS encoding acetyl-CoA C-acetyltransferase, producing the protein MTSPTDVVILSAARTPLGKIKGALASQSAVQLGTIALRKAIEESGVGPEAIDAVIFGQVLQAGAGQNPARQTAIGAGVGWDVPATTINKVCLSGLAAVIDAARLIRAGEATVVAAGGQESMTNAPHLLPGSRTGWTYGSIQALDSAAYDGLTDAFDGISMGASTERYTERLGLTREAQDAFAASSHRRAGAAIADGTFADEIAPVSIPQRKGDPVVVTTDEGVRPDSTPEILARLAPSFAEDGTLTAGNSSPLSDGAAALILTSRENAERLGLEWLAVVGSSGQVAGPDNSLHSQPSHAIEAALERAGWSTDELDFVEINEAFAAVALQSTADLGLDPERVNIHGGAIALGHPIGASGARLAGHAAHELARRGSGRAAVALCGGGGQGDALLLWR; encoded by the coding sequence ATGACCAGTCCGACCGACGTCGTCATCCTCTCGGCCGCGCGTACCCCGCTCGGCAAGATCAAGGGAGCCCTCGCCAGCCAGAGCGCCGTTCAACTCGGCACCATCGCGCTCCGCAAGGCGATCGAGGAATCCGGTGTCGGGCCCGAAGCGATCGATGCAGTGATCTTCGGCCAGGTGCTCCAAGCCGGTGCGGGACAGAACCCGGCGCGGCAGACCGCGATCGGCGCCGGGGTCGGTTGGGACGTGCCGGCGACCACCATCAACAAGGTGTGTCTCTCCGGGCTGGCAGCGGTGATCGACGCGGCCCGCCTCATCCGGGCCGGCGAAGCGACAGTGGTGGCGGCGGGAGGGCAGGAGTCGATGACGAATGCGCCGCACCTGCTGCCCGGCTCGCGCACGGGGTGGACGTACGGTTCCATTCAGGCGCTCGACTCGGCAGCCTACGACGGGCTGACCGATGCGTTCGACGGCATCTCGATGGGCGCCTCCACCGAGCGTTACACGGAGCGGCTGGGGCTCACCAGGGAGGCGCAGGACGCCTTCGCCGCTTCCTCGCACCGACGGGCCGGGGCAGCGATCGCCGACGGCACCTTCGCCGACGAGATCGCGCCCGTCTCCATCCCGCAGAGGAAGGGCGACCCCGTGGTTGTCACGACGGACGAGGGCGTACGGCCGGACTCGACTCCGGAGATCCTTGCCAGGCTGGCGCCGAGCTTCGCCGAAGACGGCACGTTGACGGCCGGCAACTCCTCACCGCTCAGCGACGGCGCGGCGGCTCTCATCCTGACCAGCCGTGAGAACGCCGAACGACTGGGCCTCGAGTGGCTGGCCGTCGTCGGTTCGAGCGGGCAGGTGGCCGGACCGGACAACTCGCTGCACTCGCAGCCGTCGCACGCGATCGAGGCCGCGCTCGAGCGGGCCGGCTGGTCCACGGACGAGTTGGACTTCGTCGAGATCAACGAGGCGTTCGCCGCCGTGGCGCTGCAATCGACCGCCGACCTCGGGCTGGACCCCGAGCGCGTGAACATCCACGGAGGCGCCATCGCGCTCGGGCACCCCATCGGGGCATCCGGAGCACGGCTGGCCGGTCATGCGGCACACGAGCTGGCGCGGCGCGGTAGCGGACGTGCGGCGGTCGCGCTGTGCGGCGGCGGCGGGCAGGGGGATGCGCTGCTGCTGTGGCGGTGA
- a CDS encoding bifunctional 2-methylcitrate synthase/citrate synthase, with protein sequence MTDPDIHKGLAGVVVDTTTISSVNPQTNSLLYRGYPVQELAAHCSFEEVAYLLWHGELPTADELVAFEALERSLRTLDDRTRRAIDDVPVTAHPMDALRTAVSQLGGLDTTLQQPDGILDPALNDGRAVYLLAQLPSIVAYIQRRGRGLEPVEPRDDLDFSRNFLWMTFGELPDDVVVDAFRVSLVLYAEHSFNASTFTARVIASTLSDVYSAVTGAIGALKGPLHGGANEAVMHAFAEIGSADNAETWLDTALAEKRKIMGFGHRVYKNGDSRVPTMRSALERLVEHYDRADMLALYDALENAMAARKNIKPNLDYPSGPAYSLMGFDTETFTPLFAAARITGWTAHIFEQYAANSLIRPLSQYTGPEERHLER encoded by the coding sequence ATGACCGATCCGGACATCCACAAGGGCCTCGCCGGCGTCGTGGTCGACACCACGACGATCTCTTCCGTGAACCCGCAAACCAACTCCCTTCTGTATCGCGGTTATCCGGTGCAGGAGCTCGCCGCCCACTGCTCCTTCGAGGAGGTCGCCTACCTCCTCTGGCACGGCGAGCTCCCCACGGCGGACGAGCTGGTCGCGTTCGAGGCGCTGGAGCGCTCGCTCCGCACCCTGGACGACCGCACGCGGCGTGCCATCGACGACGTGCCCGTCACCGCCCACCCGATGGATGCCCTGCGGACGGCGGTCAGCCAGCTCGGCGGACTGGACACCACCCTCCAGCAGCCCGATGGCATCCTCGACCCCGCGCTCAACGACGGCCGCGCTGTCTACCTTCTGGCCCAGCTGCCCTCGATCGTCGCCTACATCCAGCGCCGTGGGCGGGGTCTGGAGCCGGTGGAGCCCCGCGACGACCTGGACTTCTCGCGCAACTTCCTCTGGATGACCTTCGGAGAGCTGCCGGACGATGTCGTGGTGGACGCCTTCCGCGTCTCTCTCGTGCTCTACGCGGAGCACTCCTTCAACGCCTCCACGTTCACCGCCCGCGTGATCGCCTCCACCCTCTCGGACGTGTACTCGGCCGTCACCGGCGCGATCGGCGCCCTCAAGGGTCCCCTGCACGGCGGCGCCAACGAGGCAGTGATGCACGCCTTCGCCGAGATCGGCTCGGCCGACAACGCGGAGACGTGGCTCGACACCGCGCTCGCCGAGAAGCGCAAGATCATGGGCTTCGGCCATCGCGTGTACAAGAACGGCGACTCCCGGGTCCCCACCATGCGGTCAGCTCTCGAACGACTGGTCGAGCACTACGACCGAGCAGACATGCTGGCCCTCTACGACGCTCTCGAGAACGCCATGGCCGCCCGCAAGAACATCAAGCCCAACCTCGACTACCCCTCCGGCCCCGCCTACAGCCTGATGGGCTTCGACACGGAGACGTTCACCCCACTCTTCGCCGCCGCCCGCATCACCGGCTGGACCGCCCACATCTTCGAGCAGTACGCGGCGAACTCGCTCATCCGCCCCCTTTCTCAGTACACCGGCCCCGAGGAGCGCCACCTCGAGCGATAG
- the aspS gene encoding aspartate--tRNA(Asn) ligase: MIRDLAALPDGPVSVAGWVETVRDQKKVQFVVLRDESGAVQLVNPRTVGEDGTVVADEPATTISGLSQGTFVRATGELKHDERVKLGGIEIKLTSLTVETAAIPETPIAADSGIDKRMDWRFLDLREPKHNLIFRVQTTFEHALRQYWVENGFIEIHTPKLMASPSESRAELFQLDYFETTAYLAQSPQLFKQMAQAAGFGRVFEIGPAFRADPSFTSRHATEFTSVDSEISWIDSHEDVMKLHEELIVAGFTAVKDKHGEEIERLFGVEVTVPTTPFPRIPLAEAKRIVAERGYEVPRADDDMDPEGERQISAYVQETYGHEFVFLTDYNASIRPYYHMRHEDDPTLTKSYDLIFNGVEISTGAQREHRVDILAEQAKEKGLDVEELDLSFFEYGIPPHGGFGMGLARVLMLMLHLSNLRETTYLFRGPTRLTP, translated from the coding sequence TTGATCAGAGACCTGGCTGCCCTTCCCGACGGCCCCGTGAGCGTCGCCGGATGGGTCGAGACCGTCCGCGACCAGAAGAAGGTGCAGTTCGTCGTGCTGCGCGACGAGTCGGGTGCGGTGCAGCTGGTCAACCCGCGCACCGTCGGTGAGGACGGGACCGTCGTGGCCGACGAGCCCGCGACCACCATCTCCGGTCTCTCTCAGGGAACGTTCGTGCGGGCCACCGGCGAGCTCAAGCACGACGAGCGCGTCAAGCTCGGCGGCATCGAGATCAAGCTCACGTCTCTGACCGTCGAGACGGCGGCCATCCCGGAGACTCCGATCGCTGCCGACAGCGGCATCGACAAGCGGATGGACTGGCGCTTCCTCGACCTCCGGGAGCCGAAGCACAACCTCATCTTCCGCGTGCAGACCACGTTCGAGCACGCGCTGCGCCAGTACTGGGTCGAGAACGGCTTCATCGAGATCCACACGCCGAAGCTGATGGCATCGCCGTCGGAGTCCCGGGCGGAGCTCTTCCAGCTCGACTACTTCGAGACCACCGCGTACTTGGCCCAGAGCCCTCAGCTGTTCAAGCAGATGGCCCAGGCCGCCGGCTTCGGCCGCGTCTTCGAGATCGGCCCCGCGTTCCGCGCCGACCCCAGCTTCACGAGCCGCCACGCCACGGAGTTCACGAGCGTCGACAGCGAGATCAGCTGGATCGACAGCCACGAGGATGTCATGAAGCTCCACGAGGAGCTCATCGTCGCCGGCTTCACGGCGGTCAAGGATAAGCACGGCGAGGAGATCGAGCGCCTGTTCGGCGTGGAGGTCACGGTTCCGACCACGCCGTTCCCGCGCATCCCGCTGGCCGAGGCGAAGCGCATCGTGGCCGAGCGCGGGTACGAGGTGCCGCGCGCCGACGACGACATGGACCCCGAGGGCGAGCGCCAGATCTCGGCCTACGTCCAGGAGACCTACGGTCACGAGTTCGTCTTCCTGACCGACTACAACGCCAGCATCCGGCCGTACTACCACATGCGTCACGAGGACGACCCGACGCTGACGAAGAGCTACGACCTGATCTTCAACGGCGTCGAGATCTCCACGGGCGCTCAGCGCGAGCATCGCGTCGACATCCTCGCAGAGCAGGCGAAGGAGAAGGGGCTCGATGTCGAGGAGCTCGACCTGAGCTTCTTCGAGTACGGGATTCCGCCGCACGGCGGCTTCGGTATGGGTCTGGCGCGCGTACTGATGCTCATGCTGCACCTCTCGAACCTTCGCGAGACGACCTACCTCTTCCGCGGGCCGACGCGCCTGACGCCGTAG
- the prpB gene encoding methylisocitrate lyase → MLYSSLPAHEKRAAFRARLASGELVRMPGAFNPLSARLIERKGFEGVYISGAVLSAELGLPDIGLTTLTEVAGRSAQIARMTDLPALVDADTGFGEPMNVARTVQSLEDAGVAGLHIEDQVNPKRCGHLDGKQVVDEDTALKRIRAAADARRDPNLLIMARTDIRAVEGLDAAIDRAKALVDAGADAIFPEAMADLGEFEAVRRAVDVPMLANMTEFGKSDLFTVDQLRDVGVNIVIWPVSLLRLAMGAAERGLDQLVGEGTLKPLLGEMQHRADLYDLIDYEGYNAFDTSVFNFEVRR, encoded by the coding sequence ATGCTGTATTCGTCGCTTCCGGCGCATGAGAAGCGCGCCGCGTTCCGAGCCCGGCTCGCGTCCGGTGAACTCGTCAGGATGCCCGGCGCCTTCAACCCGCTCAGCGCGCGCTTGATCGAGCGCAAAGGCTTCGAGGGCGTCTACATCTCGGGCGCCGTGCTCTCGGCGGAGCTCGGCCTCCCCGACATCGGGTTGACCACGCTCACCGAGGTCGCGGGCCGTTCGGCGCAGATCGCGCGGATGACGGACCTGCCCGCGCTGGTCGACGCCGACACCGGCTTCGGCGAGCCGATGAACGTCGCGCGCACGGTGCAGTCGCTGGAGGATGCGGGAGTCGCCGGTCTGCACATCGAGGACCAGGTCAACCCCAAGCGATGCGGGCATCTCGACGGCAAGCAGGTCGTCGACGAAGACACCGCCCTCAAGCGCATCCGCGCCGCCGCGGACGCCCGACGCGACCCGAACCTTCTCATCATGGCCCGCACCGACATCCGCGCGGTGGAGGGCCTCGACGCAGCGATCGACCGTGCGAAGGCGCTCGTCGACGCGGGTGCCGACGCCATCTTCCCCGAGGCGATGGCCGACCTCGGCGAGTTCGAGGCGGTGCGTCGGGCCGTGGATGTGCCGATGCTCGCCAACATGACGGAGTTCGGCAAGAGCGACCTCTTCACCGTGGACCAGCTGCGCGATGTGGGCGTGAACATCGTCATCTGGCCGGTCTCCCTCCTGCGTCTGGCGATGGGCGCGGCCGAGCGCGGGCTCGATCAGCTCGTCGGGGAGGGGACGCTGAAACCCCTGCTCGGCGAGATGCAGCATCGCGCCGATCTCTACGATCTGATCGACTACGAGGGCTACAACGCCTTCGACACCTCCGTGTTCAACTTCGAGGTGCGCCGCTAG
- a CDS encoding histidine phosphatase family protein: MVASQVHLVRHGEVFNPDGILYGRLPGFGLSKLGHRMAQSAADELRDRGRPVTALRVSPLQRTRESARPVAAAFDLEPVVDDRIIEPTNRFEGTVMRRALKRPANWPFLVNPARPSWGEAYTSIESRMLAAIDEAFDSVPDGDVVLVSHQLPIWVSHLSVAGERFWHDPRNRRCALSSITSFERSAGDATEATEAPSRLVEVGYVEPAAGLLAAATDVGAV; encoded by the coding sequence GTGGTAGCAAGCCAGGTTCATCTCGTCCGTCATGGCGAGGTGTTCAACCCCGACGGCATCCTGTACGGCAGGCTGCCGGGCTTCGGCCTCTCCAAACTCGGGCACCGGATGGCCCAGTCCGCGGCGGACGAGCTGCGCGACCGAGGCCGGCCGGTCACCGCCCTGCGCGTCTCCCCGCTTCAGCGGACACGCGAATCGGCACGCCCGGTGGCGGCGGCCTTCGACCTGGAGCCGGTCGTCGACGACAGGATCATCGAGCCGACGAACCGGTTCGAGGGCACGGTCATGCGTCGCGCGCTCAAGCGCCCCGCGAACTGGCCCTTCCTCGTGAACCCGGCTCGTCCCAGCTGGGGCGAGGCGTACACGAGCATCGAGAGCCGCATGCTCGCGGCGATCGACGAGGCGTTCGACTCCGTCCCCGACGGAGATGTCGTGCTGGTCAGCCACCAGCTCCCGATCTGGGTCAGCCACCTCTCCGTCGCCGGAGAGCGGTTCTGGCACGACCCCCGCAATCGGCGTTGTGCGCTGTCGAGCATCACCTCGTTCGAGCGCTCGGCCGGCGACGCGACCGAGGCGACAGAGGCACCGAGCCGCCTCGTCGAGGTCGGATACGTGGAGCCGGCGGCGGGGCTCCTCGCCGCGGCAACGGATGTGGGGGCGGTGTGA
- a CDS encoding cytochrome c biogenesis CcdA family protein: MGGIGQIVFSGQLLLALPVALLAGLVSFASPCVLPLVPGYLAYVGGMSDPGAKRDRSRVLTGVALFILGFAVVFVAYGAAFGALGLWLVRWQEVVIRVLGVLVIVMGLVFIGQFSFLQRTIKPSWRPATGLIGAPLLGIVFGLGWTPCIGPTLAAISALSVGTGSPWRGALLGLFYCIGLGIPFLLVALGFDWVAGSVVFLKRHIRAINIIGGVLLVVIGILMATGLWSQLMSQFLAVIQGFEPAL, translated from the coding sequence GTGGGTGGCATCGGTCAGATCGTGTTCAGCGGCCAGCTGCTGCTGGCGCTCCCGGTCGCGCTGCTCGCGGGCCTGGTGTCCTTCGCATCCCCGTGCGTGCTCCCGCTCGTGCCCGGCTATCTCGCGTACGTCGGAGGCATGAGCGACCCAGGCGCGAAGCGGGACCGTTCGCGGGTGCTCACGGGCGTCGCGCTCTTCATCCTCGGCTTCGCGGTGGTCTTCGTCGCGTACGGCGCGGCCTTCGGCGCCCTGGGCCTCTGGCTGGTCCGGTGGCAGGAGGTCGTCATCCGCGTCCTCGGGGTGCTCGTCATCGTGATGGGGCTGGTCTTCATCGGCCAGTTCTCATTCCTCCAGCGGACGATCAAGCCGTCATGGCGGCCGGCGACCGGCCTGATCGGAGCCCCGCTGCTCGGCATCGTGTTCGGCTTGGGCTGGACGCCATGCATCGGTCCGACCCTCGCCGCGATCAGCGCGCTGAGCGTCGGCACCGGATCGCCCTGGCGTGGAGCCCTGCTCGGGCTGTTCTACTGCATCGGCCTCGGCATCCCGTTCCTGCTCGTCGCCCTCGGCTTCGACTGGGTCGCCGGTTCGGTCGTTTTCCTCAAGCGGCACATCCGGGCGATCAACATCATCGGCGGCGTGCTCCTCGTCGTCATCGGCATCCTGATGGCGACCGGGCTGTGGAGCCAGCTCATGTCGCAATTCCTGGCGGTGATCCAAGGTTTTGAGCCGGCCCTCTGA
- a CDS encoding LysE family translocator, with protein MVPPPSLLAFALTALALIVIPGPSVLFVIGRSLALGRLGGLLSVVGNALGMLPLVVAVALGIGAVVAQSEVVFTIVKFAGAAYLVYLGIQAIRHRRHTAVTHEAAPPRHSPWRILGEGFLVGLTNPKSLVFFVAVLPQFVNYSAGSIPVQLMELGVVFLVLALIFDSIWALAAGTAREWFGRSPKRVERLGATGGVLMIGLGGILALTGSKH; from the coding sequence ATGGTCCCACCGCCCTCCCTGCTCGCATTCGCGCTGACCGCGCTCGCCCTGATCGTCATCCCCGGGCCGAGCGTGCTCTTCGTCATCGGCCGGTCGCTCGCGCTCGGTCGCCTGGGCGGGCTCCTGAGTGTGGTGGGGAACGCGCTCGGGATGCTGCCGCTGGTCGTCGCGGTGGCGCTGGGGATCGGCGCGGTGGTGGCGCAGTCGGAGGTCGTCTTCACGATCGTGAAGTTCGCCGGAGCCGCGTACCTCGTGTACCTCGGAATCCAGGCGATCCGGCATCGCCGGCACACCGCGGTCACCCACGAGGCGGCGCCCCCGCGCCACTCGCCGTGGCGGATCCTCGGCGAGGGGTTCCTCGTCGGGCTCACCAACCCGAAGTCGCTCGTCTTCTTCGTGGCCGTGCTGCCGCAGTTCGTGAACTACTCGGCGGGATCCATCCCGGTGCAGCTCATGGAACTCGGCGTGGTGTTCCTGGTGCTGGCGCTCATCTTCGACAGCATCTGGGCGCTGGCCGCGGGAACTGCGCGCGAGTGGTTCGGCCGCTCACCCAAGCGCGTCGAGCGGCTGGGCGCGACCGGCGGGGTGCTCATGATCGGGCTGGGAGGGATTCTCGCCCTCACCGGCTCGAAGCACTGA
- a CDS encoding JAB domain-containing protein, producing MPDQEDGEPLANVPAHDRPRERMRRLGVGSLTDDEVLALVLGSGQTGLSVLALARSILRRTGGYQGLASMDFARLEALPGVGPATAGRLVAIIEIWRRAGKASAWTRLVDDKAVADVVRPELLHRDSERFVVVVADRAARPREVVLLRDGGVDDSQIQPADVLQAVLTRGGRSFAVAHNHPSGVLDASVADLMLTRRLDTAAATIGIRFLGHILVAGERWTALPSSGSGATASGASARGRGRSSREGSRGAA from the coding sequence ATGCCTGATCAGGAAGATGGGGAGCCTCTTGCGAACGTCCCTGCACACGACCGGCCGCGCGAGCGGATGCGGCGCCTGGGCGTCGGCTCACTCACCGACGACGAGGTCCTGGCGCTGGTCCTCGGCTCGGGCCAGACCGGGCTCAGTGTCCTGGCGCTCGCGCGTTCGATCCTGCGGCGAACGGGCGGATACCAGGGGCTGGCGTCGATGGACTTCGCTCGTCTCGAGGCTCTTCCCGGTGTCGGTCCCGCCACGGCGGGCCGTCTGGTCGCGATCATCGAGATCTGGCGACGCGCAGGCAAAGCCTCGGCGTGGACGCGGCTGGTCGACGACAAGGCGGTGGCCGACGTCGTCCGACCCGAACTGCTCCACCGTGACAGCGAACGCTTCGTCGTCGTGGTGGCGGACAGAGCTGCACGGCCGCGCGAGGTCGTCCTGCTACGCGACGGCGGAGTCGACGACTCGCAGATCCAGCCGGCCGACGTGCTGCAGGCCGTGCTCACCCGCGGGGGGCGGTCGTTCGCCGTCGCTCACAACCATCCGTCCGGAGTGCTCGACGCGTCGGTGGCCGACCTCATGCTCACGCGCAGGCTCGACACCGCCGCCGCGACGATCGGCATCCGATTCCTCGGACACATCCTCGTGGCAGGCGAGCGTTGGACGGCGCTCCCGTCATCCGGGAGCGGCGCTACGGCGTCAGGCGCGTCGGCCCGCGGAAGAGGTAGGTCGTCTCGCGAAGGTTCGAGAGGTGCAGCATGA
- a CDS encoding TlpA family protein disulfide reductase: protein MALSAAAVAGALLLSGCTSNDSLAQQYRAGSGQNYIAGDGTVSEFASGNRGEAVAFDGKLADGSPVSSKDYAGDVLVVNFWYAGCPPCRVEAPDLEALYQKYKGENVDFLGVNLYDSASTAASFENDKGITYPTVLDRDTGSVLLAFSKTVPPKATPTTLVIDKKGRVAARILGAIPDRSILDTLISDAVAES from the coding sequence ATGGCGCTCTCCGCGGCAGCGGTCGCCGGCGCCCTCCTCCTCTCCGGCTGCACGTCCAACGACAGCCTGGCTCAGCAGTACCGCGCCGGCAGCGGCCAGAACTACATCGCCGGTGACGGTACCGTGAGCGAGTTCGCCTCCGGCAACCGTGGTGAGGCTGTCGCTTTCGACGGCAAGCTGGCCGACGGGTCTCCCGTCTCCTCCAAGGACTATGCGGGCGACGTGCTCGTCGTGAACTTCTGGTACGCAGGCTGCCCGCCCTGCCGAGTGGAGGCTCCGGATCTCGAGGCGCTCTATCAGAAGTACAAGGGCGAGAACGTGGATTTCCTCGGTGTGAATCTCTACGACTCGGCCAGCACCGCCGCCAGCTTCGAGAACGACAAGGGCATCACCTACCCGACCGTCCTCGACCGCGACACCGGCTCCGTCCTGCTCGCCTTCAGCAAGACGGTGCCGCCGAAGGCGACGCCCACCACCTTGGTCATCGACAAGAAGGGCCGGGTCGCGGCCCGCATCCTCGGGGCGATCCCCGACCGCAGCATCCTGGACACCCTGATCTCCGACGCCGTGGCCGAGTCCTGA